A window from Osmia lignaria lignaria isolate PbOS001 chromosome 8, iyOsmLign1, whole genome shotgun sequence encodes these proteins:
- the LOC117608864 gene encoding uncharacterized protein LOC117608864 isoform X3, with amino-acid sequence MSEDKMEIDEQQKKNQQEEKEKEKDEEEETEKKEDKREEKLSTSQKRHPQSSGFFY; translated from the exons ATGTCAGAAGACaag ATGGAAATAGACGAGCAACAAAAGAAAaaccaacaagaagaaaaagaaaaggagaaagacgaagaagaagaaacagaaaaaaaagaagataaacgAGAGGAAAAGCTATcgacgtcgcaa AAACGGCACCCCCAAAGTTCCGGCTTCTTTTATTGA
- the LOC117608864 gene encoding uncharacterized protein LOC117608864 isoform X1 gives MSLVDKPVSEECKRRITLPLDSFFDGNVEQIIDVMRKEAESKEVIECKEAYRLIVWTILAGAGTQPPSLVNRRQLTKWEDDMDGYVPQKDAPEHWEVPLPTRASILSNRVSQVAARIKNNSWHILGMLGANARNRAWGFAVAWALLDGGIEDEMYVRWSMQVKSGLCYSGEEFAQGIISILILWAYQRSGKSDIYSRVGYGNSFSTQSEDCRSAESFLFSLTLTNFPVNLRQSRVCPFCLFSELRLCVLTDLRGSKEGKAERNYKDVLKMIPRGCEWMKTAAEAHNREMHSLNGNIDSLVDAWAECIIMLFNTFTY, from the coding sequence ATGAGTTTAGTTGACAAGCCCGTGAGCGAAGAATGCAAACGTAGGATAACTCTGCCTTTGGATTCTTTCTTTGACGGTAATGTAGAGCAAATCATTGACGTTATGAGAAAGGAGGCCGAGTCCAAGGAAGTGATTGAGTGCAAGGAAGCCTACCGGCTCATCGTGTGGACCATCCTGGCGGGAGCGGGGACACAGCCTCCCTCACTCGTGAACAGACGCCAGCTCACCAAGTGGGAGGACGACATGGATGGATATGTCCCACAGAAAGACGCGCCTGAACATTGGGAGGTACCACTACCGACGCGGGCTTCGATATTGAGCAACAGAGTCAGTCAGGTGGCcgcaagaataaaaaataattcctgGCATATCCTGGGCATGTTGGGTGCCAATGCTAGGAACCGGGCGTGGGGTTTTGCGGTAGCGTGGGCACTGTTGGATGGCGGGATAGAAGATGAGATGTATGTTAGGTGGTCAATGCAGGTTAAGTCAGGGCTCTGCTACAGCGGGGAAGAGTTTGCCCAAGGAATTATCTCAATTCTGATTTTGTGGGCCTACCAGAGAAGCGGGAAATCTGATATATACAGCAGGGTGGGTTATGGCAACAGTTTTTCAACACAGAGCGAAGACTGCCGGAGTGCGGAGAGTTTTTTGTTCAGCCTTACTCTCACCAACTTTCCTGTTAACCTTCGGCAATCGCGTGTGTGCCCATTTTGCCTGTTTTCCGAACTGAGGTTATGTGTTCTGACTGACTTGCGTGGATCTAAGGAGGGGAAGGCCGAGAGGAATTATAAAGATGTACTAAAAATGATCCCTCGGGGCTGCGAGTGGATGAAGACTGCGGCGGAAGCCCACAATAGAGAGATGCACTCCCTTAACGGGAACATCGACTCGCTCGTAGACGCGTGGGCCGAATGTATAATAATGTTGTTTAATACTTTTACTTATTAA
- the SWIP gene encoding strumpellin and WASH-interacting protein, which produces MIESSAWNSRKDETIYKAAGAIHLRKYGEFFENLAEKTWKKDSTLEYFIEGPLRLVYKPVEDISLISLIEMENKFLSKLLAAVAGTCREIRLLEEEAKVFYKKLFTHGERGTEDNHYNITSLLSDLQDLFVFVNRISTVVRLTTEQLSSLSGDSNEVYLPVLIEHFISLFTIVLTLDEIVESQPSLLEQWKKYRMHVRSVTHNPTQFGISESKLHMFDKLLKDLQEHLLKKVLFSKTIEHVMDVSKGPVMSEQITSYLKNLMSDIESKTNDNMAVNKNWVRVNIGIVVVTKLFGTCDKRLIKRVLEINKKCYAVTLVGNVMWIPSKFLSDFLPKEFGNAASSQVGEKVLGSRTQKLSQTVNHLIHRAVTWCMEMQSILVKTGLQVSDIGQKQSLLVDLVNLLSQIKEIISFIMNMHATLIKPMNRNTVQLICRLIEVQKSLQTMFYLLGPIIVQSQSQVLQYLSYYILITLETARKSLIQKDKGYSKEKLDTLSLIGLSMRLLNGPASADRRLIIRCTLACAGQLTDTFREEDTIKLRFLLDNYDIIADLHNIISEFCDYSILMHHQNIIPAYFSFVTDRNVSVNHIVHLFNAFNSTISEQEGSDLKNKRITQLREMLTKNILEPVCHEIETNLRLHVHAHLKLDSTNPFNIGAKDGGRIVRALPLPLANSMIYAKRFVEHYLDDMFYNLTTVALHDWKTYRMMHALAYYKLNLDTVQNHLPTQTLEQGLDALEIMRNIHVFVSKYLYNLNTQTFIEHTSNNKHLNTIGIRHIANSIRTHGTGIMSTTVNFVYQFLRIKLHTFSQFLFDEHIKSRLMRDIRFIKNQRENGATPYTYERAEKFQKGIRKLGMSPDGLSYLDQFRQLITQIGNALGYVRLIRSGGLHASSNAISFLPDINSSVPFELMCKNLNYNTTTQAAAKCLENDIANLVRNFTEGIQYFKLLVDVFASAFRDTESHHLQQFYAIIPPLTLSFVDNSISNKEKMFKKNQTGAAFTDDGFAMGIAYINALLNQSSELDSLHWFKTVEQHLNAEKQAAESKNDHGDEKLQQTRALTLKRIAERTAEFQLLYYSLSGARVFFKQSDI; this is translated from the coding sequence ATGATAGAATCTTCAGCTTGGAATTCAAGAAAGGATGAAACCATATACAAAGCGGCAGGTGCAATACATTTACGCAAATATGGAGAATTTTTTGAGAACTTAGCAGAGAAGACCTGGAAAAAGGATTCTACGTTGGAATATTTTATAGAAGGCCCTCTTCGACTTGTATATAAACCTGTCGAAGATATCAGTCTGATTAGTTTGATAGAAATGGAAAATAAGTTCTTATCAAAATTACTCGCTGCTGTTGCTGGCACGTGCAGAGAAATTAGACTCTTGGAAGAGGAAGCCAAGGTTTTTTATAAAAAACTCTTTACTCATGGAGAAAGGGGCACAGAGGATAATCATTATAATATTACGTCTCTTCTTTCCGATTTACAAGATCTATTCGTTTTCGTGAATAGAATATCAACGGTGGTACGTTTAACGACCGAGCAATTATCTAGTCTATCCGGTGATTCTAACGAAGTTTATTTACCCGTATTAATTGAACATTTCATCAGTCTGTTTACAATTGTTTTAACATTGGATGAAATTGTTGAATCTCAACCGTCGCTATTAGAACAATGGAAGAAATACAGAATGCATGTGCGTTCTGTTACACATAATCCGACGCAATTTGGTATAAGTGAATCGAAGCTGCATATGTTTGACAAATTGCTAAAAGATTTACAAGAACATTTATTGAAGAAGGTTTTGTTTTCCAAAACGATCGAACATGTAATGGATGTAAGCAAAGGGCCTGTAATGAGCGAACAGATTACAagctatttgaaaaatttaatgtcTGATATAGAAAGTAAGACCAACGATAACATGGCCGTGAACAAAAATTGGGTTAGGGTGAACATTGGTATTGTCGTAGTTACAAAATTGTTTGGTACCTGTGATAAAAGGTTAATTAAACGAGTGCTCGAAATTAATAAGAAGTGTTATGCTGTAACTTTGGTGGGAAACGTTATGTGGATTCCGAGCAAATTTCTAAGTGATTTCTTGCCAAAGGAATTTGGTAACGCAGCCAGTTCCCAAGTGGGTGAAAAGGTATTGGGCTCCAGGACGCAGAAGCTGTCTCAAACTGTAAACCATTTAATTCACAGAGCTGTAACGTGGTGCATGGAAATGCAAAGTATCCTCGTGAAGACTGGTCTACAGGTTTCGGATATTGGCCAGAAGCAATCTTTACTGGTAGACTTGGTCAACCTGTTATCTCAGATAAAGGAAATTATATCTTTTATAATGAATATGCACGCAACTCTTATTAAACCTATGAATCGTAACACCGTTCAATTGATATGTAGGTTAATAGAAGTTCAAAAATCCTTGCAGACTATGTTCTACTTATTGGGACCAATAATAGTGCAATCGCAGAGCCAGGTGTTGCAATATTTGAGTTATTATATCTTAATTACATTAGAAACAGCACGGAAAAGTTTAATTCAAAAAGATAAAGGTTACAGTAAAGAAAAATTAGACACGTTGTCACTGATAGGTTTAAGTATGAGATTATTAAACGGACCGGCTAGTGCGGATAGAAGATTAATAATCAGATGCACTCTAGCCTGTGCCGGTCAATTAACTGATACTTTTAGAGAAGAAGATACGATTAAGTTAAGATTTTTATTAGACAATTATGATATTATCGCTGATTTGCATAATATCATTTCTGAATTCTGTGATTATTCCATATTGATGCATCATCAGAATATAATTCCAGCTTATTTCTCTTTTGTAACGGATAGAAATGTAAGCGTCAATCATATTGTTCATTTATTCAACGCATTTAACAGTACCATTAGCGAACAAGAGGGATCAGatttaaagaataaaagaatCACGCAATTAAGAGAAATGTTAACAAAGAACATATTGGAACCTGTTTGCCACGAGATTGAAACAAATTTAAGACTTCATGTTCATGCGCATTTAAAGTTGGATTCTACCAATCCATTTAACATCGGAGCAAAGGATGGTGGAAGAATAGTAAGAGCGTTACCACTTCCTCTGGCCAACAGTATGATATACGCCAAACGATTCGTCGAGCATTATCTTGATGACATGTTTTATAACCTTACAACTGTAGCGTTACATGACTGGAAAACTTACAGAATGATGCACGCTCTTGCCTATTACAAACTGAATCTTGATACCGTGCAAAATCACTTACCTACTCAAACTTTGGAGCAAGGTTTAGATGCTTTAGAAATAATGAGGAATATCCACGTGTTTGTATCAAAGTATCTGTACAATTTAAACACACAAACATTCATTGAGCATACAAGTAACAATAAACATTTAAATACCATTGGAATTAGGCATATAGCAAATTCAATTAGAACCCATGGAACAGGTATTATGAGTACAACCGTTAACTTTGTGTATCAATTCCTTCGCATAAAGCTACATACATTTTCACAGTTTCTTTTTGACGAGCACATTAAATCAAGATTAATGAGAGACATAAGGTTTATTAAGAATCAACGAGAGAATGGAGCAACGCCTTACACATATGAAAGAGCAGAAAAGTTTCAAAAAGGAATCAGAAAATTGGGCATGTCGCCTGATGGTCTGAGTTATTTGGATCAATTCCGACAGTTGATCACTCAAATTGGAAATGCATTAGGCTACGTAAGATTAATTAGATCCGGTGGACTGCATGCAAGTTCCAATGCAATTTCATTTCTGCCTGACATCAACTCGTCGGTACCGTTTGAATTAAtgtgtaaaaatttaaattataacacAACCACTCAGGCTGCAGCGAAGTGCTTAGAAAATGATATCGCAAATTTAGTGAGAAATTTTACTGAGGGTATACAGTATTTCAAGCTTCTCGTTGATGTGTTCGCTTCTGCGTTTCGCGACACTGAATCCCATCATCTGCAACAATTTTATGCTATTATACCACCGTTAACTCTGAGCTTTGTTGATAACTCGATATCGAATAAAgagaaaatgtttaaaaaaaatcaaaccGGTGCAGCTTTTACTGATGATGGTTTTGCAATGGGGATCGCTTACATAAATGCTCTTTTAAATCAGTCATCAGAATTGGATAGTTTGCATTGGTTCAAAACGGTTGAACAGCACCTGAACGCTGAGAAACAGGCTGCGGAGAGTAAAAATGATCATGGTGATGAAAAATTGCAACAAACAAGGGCATTAACTTTGAAACGTATTGCAGAAAGAACTGCTGAGTTTCAGTTACTGTATTACAGTTTATCTGGAGCTAGAGTGTTCTTCAAACAGTCTGATATATAG
- the LOC117608866 gene encoding CUE domain-containing protein 1 produces the protein MASAMEQQQQQQQQQQQQQQQQQQQQQQTTLEFYQAMADFKNMFPQMDDDVIEAVLRSNQGAVDTTIDQLLTMSTDNENEKIRSELEQSEKSPGTSKLSTIDTNVSLKSIRKWQPAMLGPLPDTFLRVSQQVPEDSLDTSYLQENSMLEDERIAMFLQNEEFMAELRWNEDFLSTLENDTKIQGTNLEKCTGHINHDDEDLFKERLKNMGKMSRRKFAQLTKVFTRSKKRGGRQLLPPTASCDDLLDPEGSSRSQP, from the exons ATGGCTTCTGCTATggagcaacaacagcagcagcagcagcagcagcagcaacagcaacagcaacaacagcaacaacagcagcaaacTACTTTAGAATTTTATCAAGCGATGGCTGATTTTAAAAACATGTTCCCACAAATGGACGATGATGTGATAGAA GCTGTATTAAGATCTAATCAAGGAGCTGTCGATACAACCATCGATCAGTTACTTACTATGAGTACAgacaatgaaaatgaaaagattagAAGCGAATTAGAACAAAGCGAAAAGTCACCGGGTACCTCGAAACTGTCGACAATAGATACAAACGTATCGTTAAAAAGCATACGCAAATGGCAACCCGCTATGTTAGGGCCATTACCAGATACATTCCTTAGAGTTTCTCAACAAGTTCCAGAGGACAGTTTGGACACGTCGTACTTACAGGAAAATTCAATGTTAGAAGACGAGAGAATCGCTATGTTTCTTCAAAACGAAGAATTCATGGCCGAACTACGTTGGAACGAAGATTTTTTGTCAACCTTGGAAAATG ATACTAAAATCCAAGGAACAAATCTAGAGAAATGCACCGGTCACATCAATCACGACGATGAAGATCTGTTTAAAGAAAGATTAAAGAATATGGGAAAAA TGTCTCGACGTAAGTTTGCGCAACTTACCAAAGTGTTTACACGCAGTAAAAAACGTGGAGGTAGACAGTTATTACCTCCGACGGCTTCTTGTGATGATTTATTGGATCCCGAGGGGTCGTCTAGATCTCAGCCTTAA
- the LOC117608867 gene encoding uncharacterized protein LOC117608867 isoform X1 produces MKRMLNVFISVNGRQNMSANTWTVVRFVEDGTVEAVPSAWMRGDLCHWPPLHRNSLTAAIKRSEPVNLSWPTHTIQTFKHGIFDTYIKAREKARIAEDISDLQSEVETMRRRKRTRRFVSSESEESESDSLTLPSPPPMTEGRKEMTTVGDSAAGNAALASAAAPTVTATAGPSSSGCNDSEMCKCCRERNQYLDTIIKQNHLIRGLLMDLTADMKELKLAHKVGSVAEQPVSLYSRYEGLKFPLTREEDLLVLETFLAKEDHFKDAIQELAKIGGDNNYQFVKRVLSSVIDNNLALKYSWLGRKGKKVFCTLHLARLVISAAETANLGDTKRATEVSIQNWLRRAFDRNHITPKQF; encoded by the exons ATGAAACGAATGCTAAATGTATTTATAAGTGTGAATG GAAGACAAAATATGTCAGCAAACACTTGGACCGTCGTGAGGTTTGTGGAAGACGGTACCGTCGAGGCTGTCCCGTCAGCTTGGATGCGAGGAGATTTATGCCACTGGCCACCGTTGCACAGAAACAGCTTAACAGCCGCAATTAAAAGGTCCGAGCCGGTAAATTTATCCTGGCCGACCCATACCATTCAAACTTTTAAGCACGGCATTTTTG ATACTTATATTAAAGCAAGAGAAAAAGCCAGGATAGCGGAGGACATTAGCGACCTTCAGTCAGAAGTTGAGACAATGCGAAGACGAAAAAGAACTCGCAGATTTGTCTCATCGGAGAGCGAGGAATCGGAGAGTGATTCCCTGACTTTACCCTCGCCTCCACCGATGACGGAAGGGAGAAAGGAAA TGACAACGGTCGGCGATAGTGCTGCAGGGAATGCAGCCCTAGCATCCGCGGCAGCTCCCACCGTAACAGCCACGGCAGGTCCCAGCAGTAGCG GATGCAATGATTCAGAGATGTGTAAATGCTGCAGAGAGAGAAATCAATACCTGGATACAATAATCAAGCAAAACCATCTAATCCGCGGATTGTTAATGGATTTGACGGCTGACATGAAGGAATTAAAATTAGCACACAAAGTTGGCTCTGTTGCAGAACAGCCAGTTTCATTATATTCTAGATATGAGGGACTGAAGTTCCCCCTTACGCGGGAAGAAGATTTATTGGTCTTAGAAACCTTCCTAGCAAAGGAGGACCATTTTAAAGATGCA ATTCAGGAATTAGCAAAAATAGGGGGGGACAACAACTACCAATTTGTAAAAAGGGTGTTGTCCTCAGTTATAGACAACAACTTAGCACTGAAATACAGCTGGCTGGGAAGAAAGGGCAAGAAAGTATTCTGCACCTTGCATTTAGCTAGGTTGGTGATAT CTGCTGCTGAAACGGCAAACCTTGGTGATACCAAAAGAGCAACAGAGGTATCAATACAAAATTGGCTGAGGAGAGCGTTTGACAGAAATCATATAACCCCAAAACAATTTTGA
- the LOC117608867 gene encoding uncharacterized protein LOC117608867 isoform X2, giving the protein MSANTWTVVRFVEDGTVEAVPSAWMRGDLCHWPPLHRNSLTAAIKRSEPVNLSWPTHTIQTFKHGIFDTYIKAREKARIAEDISDLQSEVETMRRRKRTRRFVSSESEESESDSLTLPSPPPMTEGRKEMTTVGDSAAGNAALASAAAPTVTATAGPSSSGCNDSEMCKCCRERNQYLDTIIKQNHLIRGLLMDLTADMKELKLAHKVGSVAEQPVSLYSRYEGLKFPLTREEDLLVLETFLAKEDHFKDAIQELAKIGGDNNYQFVKRVLSSVIDNNLALKYSWLGRKGKKVFCTLHLARLVISAAETANLGDTKRATEVSIQNWLRRAFDRNHITPKQF; this is encoded by the exons ATGTCAGCAAACACTTGGACCGTCGTGAGGTTTGTGGAAGACGGTACCGTCGAGGCTGTCCCGTCAGCTTGGATGCGAGGAGATTTATGCCACTGGCCACCGTTGCACAGAAACAGCTTAACAGCCGCAATTAAAAGGTCCGAGCCGGTAAATTTATCCTGGCCGACCCATACCATTCAAACTTTTAAGCACGGCATTTTTG ATACTTATATTAAAGCAAGAGAAAAAGCCAGGATAGCGGAGGACATTAGCGACCTTCAGTCAGAAGTTGAGACAATGCGAAGACGAAAAAGAACTCGCAGATTTGTCTCATCGGAGAGCGAGGAATCGGAGAGTGATTCCCTGACTTTACCCTCGCCTCCACCGATGACGGAAGGGAGAAAGGAAA TGACAACGGTCGGCGATAGTGCTGCAGGGAATGCAGCCCTAGCATCCGCGGCAGCTCCCACCGTAACAGCCACGGCAGGTCCCAGCAGTAGCG GATGCAATGATTCAGAGATGTGTAAATGCTGCAGAGAGAGAAATCAATACCTGGATACAATAATCAAGCAAAACCATCTAATCCGCGGATTGTTAATGGATTTGACGGCTGACATGAAGGAATTAAAATTAGCACACAAAGTTGGCTCTGTTGCAGAACAGCCAGTTTCATTATATTCTAGATATGAGGGACTGAAGTTCCCCCTTACGCGGGAAGAAGATTTATTGGTCTTAGAAACCTTCCTAGCAAAGGAGGACCATTTTAAAGATGCA ATTCAGGAATTAGCAAAAATAGGGGGGGACAACAACTACCAATTTGTAAAAAGGGTGTTGTCCTCAGTTATAGACAACAACTTAGCACTGAAATACAGCTGGCTGGGAAGAAAGGGCAAGAAAGTATTCTGCACCTTGCATTTAGCTAGGTTGGTGATAT CTGCTGCTGAAACGGCAAACCTTGGTGATACCAAAAGAGCAACAGAGGTATCAATACAAAATTGGCTGAGGAGAGCGTTTGACAGAAATCATATAACCCCAAAACAATTTTGA